The following are from one region of the Parcubacteria group bacterium genome:
- a CDS encoding transglutaminase domain-containing protein, translating into MLRLAVTYAHDMLPHIDKGPEDLFVFMREIPYREDPVDQEWVQRPSKTLDHDSLHGDCDDKAICVGAWAALRGYPFRFVALRNFHRSVVHHVVADVHFPKSGWTRMDVTYPQNTMGSRVPYAEELILAEWNPS; encoded by the coding sequence ATGCTGCGCCTAGCCGTGACGTATGCGCACGACATGCTCCCACACATCGACAAGGGTCCCGAGGATCTGTTCGTCTTCATGCGTGAGATTCCCTACCGCGAGGACCCTGTCGACCAGGAGTGGGTGCAGAGGCCTTCCAAGACGCTCGACCACGATAGCCTGCATGGCGACTGCGACGACAAAGCCATCTGCGTAGGTGCCTGGGCTGCGCTACGCGGCTACCCTTTCCGCTTCGTGGCGCTGCGAAACTTCCACAGGTCTGTTGTGCATCACGTCGTCGCGGACGTACACTTCCCAAAAAGCGGGTGGACACGCATGGACGTGACGTACCCCCAAAACACAATGGGTTCTCGCGTTCCTTACGCTGAGGAGCTGATCCTAGCCGAATGGAACCCCTCATGA